The Glutamicibacter mishrai DNA window GCCGAAGCCATGGCCGACGCCGCGAGCAAAGCCCAGTCCATCGCCCGGGTCGGATTCACCTTCCGCCGCACCCCCGGCATCGCCGCCATCCGCGATCTGATCACCGACGGCACCCTGGGCAAGGTCCTGCACTTCTCGGGCCGCTACTGGACCGACTACGGTCACAACCCGCAGGCCCCGATGAGCTGGCGCTTCAAGGGCGCCCCGGGCTCGGGCGCCCTTGCCGATGTAGGCAGCCACCTCGCCTACGTCGCAGAATTCCTGGCTGGCGAGATCACCGCGGTCAGCGGCGGCCAGCTGAGCACCAGCATCACCGAACGCTACCTGCCCGCCGGAGCCGTCACCGGACACAATCTCGTGGAGCTCAGCGACCAGTCGGAGCCCGTGGAAAATGATGACTACGCGGCTTTCAACGTGCAGTTCCCTTCTGCTGCCGGCAGCTTGGAAGTCTCTCGCGTGGCCGCCGGCCACCCCAATTCGCTGGCCTTCGAGGTGTTCTGCGAAAAGGGCGCAGCCCGCTTCAACCAGTTGCGCCCAGCCGAAATCCAGATCATGCTCACCGATGGCCCCGAGGCAACCAACGGCTATCGCACGGTGAACCTCGGCCCGGAACATGCCTACATCGGTGGCGGCCTGCCCATGGACGCTCCCGGTGTCGGCTTCGGACAGAATGACGCTTTTGGCTACCAGGCCCGCGCGTTCCTTGACGAGGTGTGTGGCATTGAGGCTTCCCTGCCAGCCAACGCCACCTTCGAGGACGGCGTGCACAATATGAAAATCCTGCAGGCGGTTGTCCAGTCGGCCGCCAATGACGGAAAGAAGATCTCACTATGAAACTCGGCGTCTACAACGCAATCCTGCACGACCGCCCGCTGACCGAGGCACTTAGGATCATTGCGGATCTCGGACTGACCGGCATTGAGCTGAACACCGGAGGGTTCCTGGCGCCAACCCATGTGCCGAATATCGACCAGATCTTGGACAGCGATGCCGCCCGCGATGACTTCCTGGAAATTTTCGAGAACACCGGCGTGCAGATCGCAGGGTTGAACTGCAACGGCAATCCCCTGCATCCCAACCGGGCCATCAGTGAAAAGCATGCCGAGGATGTCCGCCGCAGCATCAAGCTCGCACAGCGCCTGGGCCAGCACCGCGTGGTGACCATGTCGGGGCTGCCGGGCAGCGAGCCGGGTGCCACCCGGGTCAATTGGGTGGTCAACGCCTGGAACTCGGCAGCTCTGGATCAGCTGGATTACCAGTACGGCGTCGCGGCGGACTTCTGGAAGGAAACCGATGCCCTGGCCCAGGACCACGACGTCAAGGTCGCGCTGGAACTGCACCCGCAGAACATCGTCTTCAACCCGGCGAGCTTCCGCGAGCTGATCGAACGAGCTGGCACCAGCAATATCGGTGTTGAGCTGGATGCTTCGCACCTGTTCTGGCAGCAGATGGATCCGGTGGCTGTGGTGCGCGACCTGGGCTCATGGGTCTTCCAGGCGGCGGCCAAGGACGTGCGCATCAACCCCCATGCGGCCATCAACGGGGTATTGGATAACAGCTTCCGCAAGTTGCGCGCCGACGAGCCCCGCACCAATCTGGGCGGGGATGAATGGGCCAACGAGTGGCCGAAGAATTCGGCATGGGACTTCGTGGCCCTGGGCAAGGGGCATGACACGGCTTTCTGGACCGAGTTCCTGCGGGCCCTGCACGAAGTGGATCCCGACATGCTGGTGAACATCGAGCATGAGGATACCGAATTAGGTGCCGTTGAAGGCCTGGAAGTGGCCGCCAAAGTCCTGCGTGACGCCGATGCGGCCTTGGCCGCATCGCTTGCCACTAACTAGTCCGCTGACCGATCAAGAAGACTAGCCCGGAACTCATCGTGATGAGTTCCGGGCTTGCCTTTGGTGTTCGTGGAGTTCAGTGACCCGCGATTAGACGGTGCGAACTGCCTTCTCGTACTCGAAGCGAGCCTTTGGAGCGCCGAGTTCGCTCTGCGCTGGCTGGCCGATGTTGACCACGAGGAAGCTCTTCTGTTCGCCTTCTGGGAAGAACGAGGCATCGATGGCGGAGAAGTCAGCGCCGGTCATCGGGCCAACAGCGAAGCCGAGGCTGCGGGCGGCCAGCATGAAGTAGCCTGCCTGCAGGTGGGCGTTGTTGTTGCCGGTGGCTGCGGTGAAGTCGGCGTCAGCGTCGTACATGGCCTTTGGCGCGTTGTAGCCTGGCAGGAAGTTATCCCACTGTTCGTGCCATGCGGTGTCGTAGCTGAGGATCGCAACCAGTGGAGCTGCGGCAGTCTTTTCCTGGTTGCCTCGAGCCATGGCGTCAACCAGGGTGGCGCGGGCTTCGTCCGAACGAACGTAGGTCACGCGCAGCGGCTGGGAGTTGAATGCGGTAGGACCGAACTTGGCCAGCTCGTAGATTTCCTGGGCCTGTGCTTCGGTGACCTCGCCGGTGAAAGCGTTAGCGGTGCGCGCTTCGCCAAAAATGGCGTTGAGCGTTGCGGTGTCGACCTGGGTTTCCTGGGATGCAACAGTCATTGATTGCCTTTCGGATCAGCCCGAGGCCGCTGTGCTGGCCATGCTCGGACACGAATTTGTTCTCTGAATGTCCAACCATCAGCGTGCCTGCATCATTCCGCTCACGGACGTGTTTTATGACACATCAACTACTTGGGGTCCCATGAACCGAATCCCGGGTCCAGCGCCGATGCAGGAGCAGACAAGCAACCGAACATAGCGCAATGGTGATGCCAAACCAGGTCACCGCCATCGATTCGCCGGCCAATTGGCCCACCCAGCCCAAGCCCAGTGCACCCAGCGCGGTCAGCGCATAACCCAGCACCCAGAAGGCCGAACTGGCACTGCCACGGTGGCGAAGTTCAATGCGCCGCAAAACAATGCCCAGGCCTACCGGGAACAAGGCACCGTGGCTCAGGCCCGCGACCAGCAGCCCGAAAAGGTAGACCATGACCGCCGCTGATCCATGCAATCTCGGCGCCAGGGCAATAAGCGCCGTACCGATCATCAATCCAGCAAATCCTAGATAGGCTTTTTCGCTCACCAATTTTCCGCCGGCTTTCTGCCCCACCGTGGTGGCAACAAAAATCAATGAGCCAATGAGCCCCAAGAGCCTCAGATCGGTAATCCCGAAGGCACGCACCACCAGGATGGAGGTCATGGCGGTGCAGCCGCCCATCACGGCGAACCCCAAGGTCATCAGGCCGCCCACGCAGTAATCGCGCAGCGCGAAGCGAGGTATCAACGGCAAGCTGGGCTTGAGTCCGCGTCCGCGGTGGGCCACGGTATCCGGAATCAGCGCCAAGAGCACCATGCACAGTCCAGAGAGGACAGCATGGACGCTGAACGCGATCATCGGAGTGGAAGGAACGAAGTGGGTGAGGAATGCTGCCAGCGCCGGCCCGCTGCCCAGGCCGATCATATTCGCCACGCTGGAAATACTCGCCCCGCGCGCGGAACTGGAAACCAGGTCCGTGAGGTACGCCGTGGCGGTACCCGTCACCAGGCCGGCGCAGACTCCGGAGAGGATGCGGGCAATGAACAGCATGGGCGCATCTGCGGCCACGGCGTACAGCACGCCGCTGGCCGCCGAGGCAA harbors:
- a CDS encoding Gfo/Idh/MocA family protein, producing the protein MAKSIGIAVIGAGMAGLSHIAGYRTAPTLYNPDLPPLRYVAVADMNTQLAAKVAKRYGYEKALGSWQEVAADPDIDVVSVVIANRFHREAVEGLLAAGKHVLCEKPLADTLEEAEAMADAASKAQSIARVGFTFRRTPGIAAIRDLITDGTLGKVLHFSGRYWTDYGHNPQAPMSWRFKGAPGSGALADVGSHLAYVAEFLAGEITAVSGGQLSTSITERYLPAGAVTGHNLVELSDQSEPVENDDYAAFNVQFPSAAGSLEVSRVAAGHPNSLAFEVFCEKGAARFNQLRPAEIQIMLTDGPEATNGYRTVNLGPEHAYIGGGLPMDAPGVGFGQNDAFGYQARAFLDEVCGIEASLPANATFEDGVHNMKILQAVVQSAANDGKKISL
- a CDS encoding sugar phosphate isomerase/epimerase family protein, with the translated sequence MKLGVYNAILHDRPLTEALRIIADLGLTGIELNTGGFLAPTHVPNIDQILDSDAARDDFLEIFENTGVQIAGLNCNGNPLHPNRAISEKHAEDVRRSIKLAQRLGQHRVVTMSGLPGSEPGATRVNWVVNAWNSAALDQLDYQYGVAADFWKETDALAQDHDVKVALELHPQNIVFNPASFRELIERAGTSNIGVELDASHLFWQQMDPVAVVRDLGSWVFQAAAKDVRINPHAAINGVLDNSFRKLRADEPRTNLGGDEWANEWPKNSAWDFVALGKGHDTAFWTEFLRALHEVDPDMLVNIEHEDTELGAVEGLEVAAKVLRDADAALAASLATN
- a CDS encoding malonic semialdehyde reductase — protein: MTVASQETQVDTATLNAIFGEARTANAFTGEVTEAQAQEIYELAKFGPTAFNSQPLRVTYVRSDEARATLVDAMARGNQEKTAAAPLVAILSYDTAWHEQWDNFLPGYNAPKAMYDADADFTAATGNNNAHLQAGYFMLAARSLGFAVGPMTGADFSAIDASFFPEGEQKSFLVVNIGQPAQSELGAPKARFEYEKAVRTV
- a CDS encoding MFS transporter, yielding MSAKPDRAQGASLGIVLATYAIAMCGTTMPTALYPTLQDEYGLSTAASTQLFAIYAIVVLTVLCIFGSLSDAIGRKPVMIIGLLASAASGVLYAVAADAPMLFIARILSGVCAGLVTGTATAYLTDLVSSSARGASISSVANMIGLGSGPALAAFLTHFVPSTPMIAFSVHAVLSGLCMVLLALIPDTVAHRGRGLKPSLPLIPRFALRDYCVGGLMTLGFAVMGGCTAMTSILVVRAFGITDLRLLGLIGSLIFVATTVGQKAGGKLVSEKAYLGFAGLMIGTALIALAPRLHGSAAVMVYLFGLLVAGLSHGALFPVGLGIVLRRIELRHRGSASSAFWVLGYALTALGALGLGWVGQLAGESMAVTWFGITIALCSVACLLLHRRWTRDSVHGTPSS